Proteins found in one Salvia splendens isolate huo1 chromosome 10, SspV2, whole genome shotgun sequence genomic segment:
- the LOC121752867 gene encoding heavy metal-associated isoprenylated plant protein 7-like, whose amino-acid sequence MIGIESTEVKLGNSQVTVKGVIEPKALADYVYKKIGKHAAIVKVDPEKKEEEKLNEEKKSDGEKSDANKPEEDGKESKSGEAATNNAPHVVVVPECYSE is encoded by the exons ATGATTG GAATTGAAAGCACAGAGGTGAAGCTGGGGAACTCACAGGTCACCGTGAAAGGAGTGATAGAGCCGAAAGCCCTCGCCGATTACGTCTACAAAAAAATCGGCAAGCACGCCGCAATCGTGAAGGTCGATCCAGAGAAGAAAGAGGAGGAGAAGCTGAACGAAGAGAAGAAATCGGATGGAGAAAAATCCGACGCTAATAAACCGGAGGAGGACGGCAAGGAAAGCAAATCCGGCGAGGctgctacgaataatgcaccacatg